Below is a genomic region from Prunus persica cultivar Lovell chromosome G3, Prunus_persica_NCBIv2, whole genome shotgun sequence.
TTTATTTTTCCCAAATCCAAAATCCAATTTTCTTCCTCTCATTTTCTATCAGATGATGCTTCTGTGTCttgatctttttcttctgctgctgatttcttctctttccctTCTTCCTCAGCTTTCAGCTTCCCATTCTCTATTTCCTGTTCAAGAGCTTGGATCAGATTGTGTAGGCAGTTTTCAGCAACCCCAGCAAGGGACTTGGGCATCAAATGCTCTGCAACATCAGCTGGAGTCATATTGGTTTGCTCCAGCAACCCACGAACTTTGGGAAACAAATGGTGTGCTTCAAGCTTGAGGTAGTTCCTAGCCAGCACCTTGAATGATTCAAAGTTGCAGTATGACAATTCTATGTGCTTGTCCATCCTTCCTTTCCTGATGAGAGCAGCATCAAGTTTCTCCACATAATTGGTTGTGAAGACTATCAGTCTCTCTCCACGGCAAGCTGACCAGAGCCCATCAATGAAATTCAGAAGCCCAGAAAGAGTCACTTGGCTGGGTTTTGTTTCCCTTTCCTCTTTTGCCAGCTTTTCCCTTGGATCTTTCTCTTCATCCTCTTccactttctcttttctcttcctcctttggCCTGTCAGATCAAGTGAACAATCAATGTCTTCAATTACAATAATGGACTTGCTTGATGTTTCAATCAACAGCCTCCTCAGCTCAGTGTTGTCTTTGACTGCAGTCAATTCAAGATCATAAAGATCATAGCCCAAAAGATTGGCCATGGCAGCAATCATGGTGGACTTCCCAGTACCTGGTGGGCCATAAAGAAGGTACCCTCTCTTCCATGCCCTCCCAATACTTGCATAAAACTCTTCTGCTTTGCTGAATGCCATTAAATCATCAATGATGTCCTGCTTCTTCTCTGGCTCCATGGCAAGTGTCTTAAATGTTGCTGGGTGCTCAAACACCACATGGCTCCAATGTGAGCCATTGTTGGTATAAAGCTTTCTCTGCCTATTTCTGACCCTAATGGCTTTGCCCTCTTTCAAGACATGGGTTAGGTAAGGCCCAATTATGAGCTCCCTCTGCCCTTTATGGAAATTGAGCTTGTAGTACCTTTTCTCATCATTGAGGGGAGTGTATGAAAAAGTCTGCTGCTTGGAAATGTTTTTGCCTGAAGCCCACCAGACTTTGACTCCCTTGAACTCATCAGAGACCTCCTCATGGTCATCCATACTCAGAACAAGGGACTGGTTGTTCTTGATATCAGCCTTGAGCCGCTTCGCTTGGGTGGAAGATTTGGAGCTCAGATAGTTCTCGATGGCAGAATAAGCCTCGCTGCGCATGAGACGCTCCCCTGTAAACTCATTGAATGTGATTTGGATGTAAGGATACACATAACCCACCAATCTCTGCGAGTATTTTTCGATGTGCCGCCGAAGTTCATAAGGAAAGTATTGTTGAAAGATTGCCCACACAAACATCAAGCCTCCAATCGTGGATCCAAGATGAGCAAACATGTCTGCTGGAACCATGTTTGCAACTTTGcctcttctttcttggcctctgtatcttcttgtttttctgaGATGATGTATGTATCTATGTATGCTACAATTTGTATACTTTGGTGAagattattttaatatatttttgttggaaAAGGCCTTGGCGTGAGTCGGTATTAATTATTCTGTGTGAATACCATCAAACATTTCTGGTCCAAAATTGACTGGTAGATTTTGTCTCAATGCCAGAAGTCGGCAAAGGCTGTGTGCAGACGTGGACTCGTTTTCTTGCTCGATGGGTTAACCCAAATGGAAATTATCTGTTCCGTGACATCATTAACATCATATTAACAATGATGTCACAACCCTTCAATTCAGCATTATACACATTCTTTTCTACGCAGTTTCCCTTCAGTTTGAATTATAGTCGAGggaaatttggaaaagaaaatgcatcTTCGATCAAAAGTGAATCATGAACCAAAATGTTTGGCGAAtaagaaggaaaggaaaatacGTCCCTCCTTACCAGGCAAGTAGGAATTGTTACATTTTTGCGAATAGCAGTGTGACATGTGtgcataaatttttctttttgtatttgtgatgaattatttttgcatacgTGTCAAACTGTGATTCGTATAAAGGAAGAGTATCTCCTTATATGTAAGGAGACAAGTAGTAtccagaaggaaatattaATAAGTAGACGCAGTtaaaaggaggaaaaaaacAGTTGTTAAAACTTAAAGCTTAGCTTagcatgaaattaaaaatgcaTATGTGGCTAGACACATTAAGAAAAACACAGATTGATCAGGGCGCGGCCTCTGTCTTCTTATTACAATATGTAAGAATATGTAAGAAAGGTTAAAATTATGCAGATACTATTCACTCTCTTCCTTCGATGGCAGAGTCTGTTTTCTTTCACTCGTTTCAGCTGATGTTCGATTCATTTTACATCTCCTTCTTTGGCTGATGTTCCGTTACATTTCACTTTATCTTTAGCAGACTgctctttctccttctctttctcctcctcttctttctctgcCTTAAGTTTTGCTTCTTCCTCTGCCTTCTTacttgcttcttcttcctcagccTTCTTTCTTGCCTCCTCCTTTGCAGTCTCAATAGCTTCAATCAAGTTCTTCAAGCAAGAGTCTGCCTCCTCCGTGACAGAGTTGGGCATCAAATTCTCTGCAACATCAGCAGGAGTCATATTGGTTTCCCCCAACAAACGCTCAATGGTTTCGAACAACTCATGCGACTCTAAATCCAAATAGTTCCTGGCAAGCACTTTGAATGCTTCATAGCAGCAGTAGGACAATTCTATGTGCTTGTCcattcttcctcttcttatGAGAGCAGGATCAAGTTTGTCCACATAATTAGTAGTGAACACAATCAGTCTTTCCCCTCCACAAGCTGACCAAATCCCATCAATAAAGTTCAACAGCCCAGAAAGAGTAACCTTGCTTGGTTggctctcttctttttccatcTTTTTCTTAACTGGATCCTTTTCTTCATTATCCTCCTCAtccttctcctttttcttcttccgcTGACCGGTAAGATCAAGCGAGCAATCAATGTCCTCAATCACGATAATAGACTTACTAGGCGTGTCAATAAGTAGCTTCCTCAGCTCCGTGTTATCCTTCACCGTCGTTAATTCGAGATCATAGACGTCGTAGTTCATGAGGTTCGACATGGCAGCAATCATGGTAGACTTTCCAGTGCCTGGTGGCCCATAAAGGAGATAGCCGCGCTTCCAAGCCTTGCCGATTTTCGCATAATACTCTTTCCCCTTGCTGAACTTGATGAGGTCATTGACAatctcttccttctttttgggGTGCAAGGCCAAGGTCTCAAATGTTGCCGGGTGCTCAAAGACTACATGGCTCCACATTGTCCCTCTGTATGTGTACCAATTCTGGGAAGGATTGTTCACGTTAAGCTTTCGTTGTCTGTTGCCAACTGTTATTGCTTTCCCCTCTTTGATCACGTGAGCAAGATAAGCCCCTGTGACGACATTTCGATGGCGTCTGTGGAAGGTGAGCTTATAATGCTGCTTCTCATCAGACTGAGggtagaaagaaaatgaagtctGTCGAGTCTCTCTTTTCACCAACACCCACGAGACTTTAATGCCTTGAAATTCATCAGTCACTTCTTCATGGTCGTCTATGGCAAGGACCACAGACTTGCTGTCTTTGACATCATGAGCTTTTAGACGTCTCGCATTTGTCGAAGACTTGGTGCTGAGGTAGCTTTGGATGGCAGAATAGACTTCGCTGCGTCGGCGAAACTCGTTGGTGTTCTCATCAAAGATGATTTGGATGTAAGGGTAGAAAAGTTTCACTAATTTGTGGCGATATTTATCGACATAGTAGCGAAATTGAGGGGGAAGGTATTGTCGAAAAATAGTGTACACAAACATGACACTGGCAATGACTGAGCCCAGTTGAGCCCCCATTTCCCCTATCCTCATTATCATCTTCCTCTGcagtctctctcttcttttggaAATTAACTGTTGAAGGTTAGGGTTGTTCTTACGAAGACGAAAGACAAGGTTTGGTTTATATAGAAGAGACTCAGCTTGGAAATTTAGTTATGTTATGACCCACCCAATTTCCcagtgttttaaaaaaaactatatttcATTGACTAAAAGAAACCAAGAGGAAGCTTGCTTAATTGATCGTTCGAAGCCCACCAAATTTGACAAACATCAGGTCACTGTCTTGACTAACGATGGAAAAGCATAACCCTTCCCCCTTTCCGGGTTAATAATATGCAGAGCGCAGCCCTTCCCACTTGGCTGGTGAATGTGCAGAGCAATTACGCCAAATATagacaaaggaaaaagaatctCGTATTACATGTCTAGCTACCAAATCTGTGTAAGTTTCTAACGTATTGGCAACTTCTGATTGGAAAAAATGGTTTCCaagattttgggtttggcatgTCATTCAACTTGTAATGCCAGCTGAAATCATAGAAGGCCAACATGGAAAGATGACGATTCGTCGCatggtttcttttttgtttgattctgTTGACTAGCTGGTCCTGGTCCAGGGTGCTCCCAAAGAGAGGAGATTAGGTCATGCCAAATAAAATTGGGTTATTTACTGAAGTGGTCTTCAAATTTATACCCGAGTTGCATTTTGGTCCATCAACTAAATTATTTGTTCAAATGGTccaccaactctttattaatccGCGCATTGGTCTTACCATTACATTCTTCAATGTTGCCATCAAATATACGGGTAAAACAATCCAATTCAATAAAatagtaaataaattaaaaactgaaaaataaaacaataaaaaaaaaaaacctctatCCCTCTcccaccttcttcttcttcaacatttttttCTGCTTGAACTGGTGCATTTGGACATCATGGATAGATTGGGTTCGCCTAGATGGGGTGCTGGGTAACAGAAACTGTAAGGGTAGGACCAACGCACCGATTAATAAAGAGTTTGTGGACCATTTAAACGGATTGAGAGACCAAAATACAACTCGGGTATAAATTTAAGGACCACTTCAGTAAATAACCCAATTAAAAATGTTATGTGTGCTACTAAACTCCCCGAAAAAACTTCAATAAGTAAGGATGATAATTGATAAAGCACATACAAAAATTGTCCACGAAACGATCTACTAGTTAAAGTTGTTAATGACATAAAGTAATGAACATATAATTGACATCTTGAGTATGACACAAAGACTAACGTCACATATCTTCAAGAGGTTGTTTGTACCATAACTGACCGAGCAACTAGCTAGGCTAGATCATTCGAGtgccatgctttgagaggtcatcaccttagccaaagaagcatcaccacaaatcacaactctaagcaaagcaagag
It encodes:
- the LOC18782123 gene encoding AAA-ATPase ASD, mitochondrial, whose amino-acid sequence is MVPADMFAHLGSTIGGLMFVWAIFQQYFPYELRRHIEKYSQRLVGYVYPYIQITFNEFTGERLMRSEAYSAIENYLSSKSSTQAKRLKADIKNNQSLVLSMDDHEEVSDEFKGVKVWWASGKNISKQQTFSYTPLNDEKRYYKLNFHKGQRELIIGPYLTHVLKEGKAIRVRNRQRKLYTNNGSHWSHVVFEHPATFKTLAMEPEKKQDIIDDLMAFSKAEEFYASIGRAWKRGYLLYGPPGTGKSTMIAAMANLLGYDLYDLELTAVKDNTELRRLLIETSSKSIIVIEDIDCSLDLTGQRRKRKEKVEEDEEKDPREKLAKEERETKPSQVTLSGLLNFIDGLWSACRGERLIVFTTNYVEKLDAALIRKGRMDKHIELSYCNFESFKVLARNYLKLEAHHLFPKVRGLLEQTNMTPADVAEHLMPKSLAGVAENCLHNLIQALEQEIENGKLKAEEEGKEKKSAAEEKDQDTEASSDRK
- the LOC18782001 gene encoding AAA-ATPase ASD, mitochondrial gives rise to the protein MIMRIGEMGAQLGSVIASVMFVYTIFRQYLPPQFRYYVDKYRHKLVKLFYPYIQIIFDENTNEFRRRSEVYSAIQSYLSTKSSTNARRLKAHDVKDSKSVVLAIDDHEEVTDEFQGIKVSWVLVKRETRQTSFSFYPQSDEKQHYKLTFHRRHRNVVTGAYLAHVIKEGKAITVGNRQRKLNVNNPSQNWYTYRGTMWSHVVFEHPATFETLALHPKKKEEIVNDLIKFSKGKEYYAKIGKAWKRGYLLYGPPGTGKSTMIAAMSNLMNYDVYDLELTTVKDNTELRKLLIDTPSKSIIVIEDIDCSLDLTGQRKKKKEKDEEDNEEKDPVKKKMEKEESQPSKVTLSGLLNFIDGIWSACGGERLIVFTTNYVDKLDPALIRRGRMDKHIELSYCCYEAFKVLARNYLDLESHELFETIERLLGETNMTPADVAENLMPNSVTEEADSCLKNLIEAIETAKEEARKKAEEEEASKKAEEEAKLKAEKEEEEKEKEKEQSAKDKVKCNGTSAKEGDVK